A genome region from Euphorbia lathyris chromosome 4, ddEupLath1.1, whole genome shotgun sequence includes the following:
- the LOC136227659 gene encoding uncharacterized protein isoform X1: MNGNCGGQGGPSKQLPAESIPLFQEGIYLILSRWSALQLAVENEWGGRNSRQLAEHLGSDIFSWFTQSQEPLYMDDLENILDEGMLSLNTMIEDGSVEEVAEKLMIMHEECLEGDYNSIEKLRQAVPTTGGHQHIRQATDDDDDDDEDDDSRGDNRSNMMVDAPQSQSISNQPNMQVDKPSGQEDAQEEDGWTTVGSSRKNRARSIPNTQIQSVLCNSRVYSNGDPFGVSLEYIMNHE, encoded by the exons ATGAACGGAAATTGCGGCGGCCAAGGTGGACCCAGTAAGCAGCTTCCAGCGGAGTCGATTCCTTTATTCCAAGAAGGCATTTATCTGATTCTATCAAGATGGTCGGCTCTGCAACTCGCTGTTGAGAATGAGTGGGGTGGCCGCAACTCCCGCCAATTAGCTGAGCACCTCGGTTCTGATATATTCTCCTGGTTCACTCAGTCCCAAG AGCCACTTTACATGGATGATTTAGAAAATATCCTGGATGAAGGTATGCTTTCTCTCAATACAATGATTGAGGATGGAAGTGTTGAGGAG GTCGCCGAAAAGTTAATGATTATGCATGAAGAGTGTTTGGAGGGTGACTACAACTCTATCGAAAAGTTGAGGCAAGCAGTTCCTACAACAGGAGGCCATCAACATATCAGACAG GCcactgatgatgatgatgatgacgaTGAAGATGATGATAGCAGAGGAGATAATAGATCAAACATGATGGTGGATGCACCACAATCTCAGTCAATATCAAATCAACCGAACATGCAGGTTGATAAGCCAAGTGGCCAGGAGGATGCTCAAGAGGAAGATGGATGGACAACAGTTGGTTCATCTAGGAAAAACCGAG CGAGGAGCATTCCCAACACACAGATACAGAGTGTTCTCTGCAATTCTCGGGTGTATTCAAATGGCGATCCTTTTGGTGTAAGCCTTGAGTACATCATGAATCATGAATGA
- the LOC136227659 gene encoding uncharacterized protein isoform X2, which translates to MNGNCGGQGGPSKQLPAESIPLFQEGIYLILSRWSALQLAVENEWGGRNSRQLAEHLGSDIFSWFTQSQEPLYMDDLENILDEGMLSLNTMIEDGSVEEVAEKLMIMHEECLEGDYNSIEKLRQAVPTTGGHQHIRQATDDDDDDDEDDDSRGDNRSNMMVDAPQSQSISNQPNMQVDKPSGQEDAQEEDGWTTVGSSRKNRVQRGAFPTHRYRVFSAILGCIQMAILLV; encoded by the exons ATGAACGGAAATTGCGGCGGCCAAGGTGGACCCAGTAAGCAGCTTCCAGCGGAGTCGATTCCTTTATTCCAAGAAGGCATTTATCTGATTCTATCAAGATGGTCGGCTCTGCAACTCGCTGTTGAGAATGAGTGGGGTGGCCGCAACTCCCGCCAATTAGCTGAGCACCTCGGTTCTGATATATTCTCCTGGTTCACTCAGTCCCAAG AGCCACTTTACATGGATGATTTAGAAAATATCCTGGATGAAGGTATGCTTTCTCTCAATACAATGATTGAGGATGGAAGTGTTGAGGAG GTCGCCGAAAAGTTAATGATTATGCATGAAGAGTGTTTGGAGGGTGACTACAACTCTATCGAAAAGTTGAGGCAAGCAGTTCCTACAACAGGAGGCCATCAACATATCAGACAG GCcactgatgatgatgatgatgacgaTGAAGATGATGATAGCAGAGGAGATAATAGATCAAACATGATGGTGGATGCACCACAATCTCAGTCAATATCAAATCAACCGAACATGCAGGTTGATAAGCCAAGTGGCCAGGAGGATGCTCAAGAGGAAGATGGATGGACAACAGTTGGTTCATCTAGGAAAAACCGAG TACAGCGAGGAGCATTCCCAACACACAGATACAGAGTGTTCTCTGCAATTCTCGGGTGTATTCAAATGGCGATCCTTTTGGTGTAA
- the LOC136227659 gene encoding uncharacterized protein isoform X3, whose amino-acid sequence MNGNCGGQGGPSKQLPAESIPLFQEGIYLILSRWSALQLAVENEWGGRNSRQLAEHLGSDIFSWFTQSQEPLYMDDLENILDEGMLSLNTMIEDGSVEEVAEKLMIMHEECLEGDYNSIEKLRQAVPTTGGHQHIRQATDDDDDDDEDDDSRGDNRSNMMVDAPQSQSISNQPNMQVDKPSGQEDAQEEDGWTTVGSSRKNRGKRN is encoded by the exons ATGAACGGAAATTGCGGCGGCCAAGGTGGACCCAGTAAGCAGCTTCCAGCGGAGTCGATTCCTTTATTCCAAGAAGGCATTTATCTGATTCTATCAAGATGGTCGGCTCTGCAACTCGCTGTTGAGAATGAGTGGGGTGGCCGCAACTCCCGCCAATTAGCTGAGCACCTCGGTTCTGATATATTCTCCTGGTTCACTCAGTCCCAAG AGCCACTTTACATGGATGATTTAGAAAATATCCTGGATGAAGGTATGCTTTCTCTCAATACAATGATTGAGGATGGAAGTGTTGAGGAG GTCGCCGAAAAGTTAATGATTATGCATGAAGAGTGTTTGGAGGGTGACTACAACTCTATCGAAAAGTTGAGGCAAGCAGTTCCTACAACAGGAGGCCATCAACATATCAGACAG GCcactgatgatgatgatgatgacgaTGAAGATGATGATAGCAGAGGAGATAATAGATCAAACATGATGGTGGATGCACCACAATCTCAGTCAATATCAAATCAACCGAACATGCAGGTTGATAAGCCAAGTGGCCAGGAGGATGCTCAAGAGGAAGATGGATGGACAACAGTTGGTTCATCTAGGAAAAACCGAGGTAAAAGGAATTAG